A single window of Treponema primitia ZAS-1 DNA harbors:
- a CDS encoding B12-binding domain-containing radical SAM protein, producing the protein MGIRIVLASVHLYDGPEAVPLGAASVASALKAAFPQFAISLVESFVADGADVLAAKIIDGLPQAAGFSIYSWNRSIMLEAAKCMRTGNPDIFLFCGGPEATALPQGLSVSDGGPFDAVIPGEGEAAAVELISRRFLGAGPEPANSVNVLSPWLDGTLSVKGREGALWELARGCPYSCAYCYESKGKRQVLYFSGERIQEELRLFVREHIPYVFVLDPTFNSNNKRVLGILDMIAGEIRKNPGSEMHWHFEVRGELLTREQARRFASLGASLQIGLQTADPRVSALIGRELDRNHFASRIGLLNEEGVVFGLDLIYGLPGDSLAGYRRSLDYALSLYPNSLDMFRLSVLPGTALFDKATEYGLEADSKAPYMVQAAPDFSAADLARAEALSQAADLFYNQGRAVAWFNQVLKPLRIKPSVFLEDFAVRTKTISSIEEMQLAYLEERYRQAKKEALLPAVRDLVRFHGAWGRALAEGASTEIGLTYHPDDVLGERALDLESFVRGVKPHPGKFRVRPGKDGPETAWI; encoded by the coding sequence ATGGGAATACGTATAGTATTGGCGTCGGTACATCTTTACGACGGTCCCGAGGCGGTTCCCCTGGGCGCAGCTTCGGTAGCCTCCGCCCTGAAAGCCGCTTTCCCGCAATTTGCTATCTCCCTGGTTGAAAGCTTTGTTGCCGACGGGGCGGATGTCCTGGCTGCAAAAATCATTGACGGGCTTCCGCAGGCTGCCGGATTTTCCATTTACAGTTGGAATCGATCTATTATGCTGGAAGCTGCAAAATGTATGCGTACCGGGAATCCGGACATTTTTCTTTTCTGCGGCGGTCCTGAGGCGACCGCCCTTCCCCAAGGCCTCTCTGTTTCCGATGGCGGTCCCTTCGACGCGGTAATCCCCGGTGAAGGGGAGGCTGCCGCAGTGGAACTTATTAGCCGCCGGTTTTTGGGGGCAGGTCCCGAACCGGCCAATTCCGTCAATGTGCTCTCACCCTGGCTTGACGGAACCCTTAGTGTCAAAGGCCGTGAGGGGGCGCTCTGGGAACTGGCCAGGGGCTGTCCCTATTCCTGCGCGTATTGTTATGAATCTAAGGGAAAGCGGCAGGTCCTGTATTTCTCCGGGGAGCGTATCCAGGAAGAACTGCGGCTTTTTGTCCGTGAACATATCCCCTATGTGTTTGTCCTGGACCCGACCTTCAACAGTAATAATAAGCGAGTCCTGGGGATCCTTGATATGATAGCCGGGGAGATCCGGAAAAATCCGGGATCCGAAATGCACTGGCACTTTGAGGTCCGGGGTGAACTGCTTACCCGGGAACAGGCCCGGCGTTTTGCGAGCCTGGGGGCGTCCCTCCAGATAGGTCTCCAGACCGCCGACCCCAGGGTTTCCGCCCTGATAGGCCGGGAACTGGATCGGAATCACTTCGCTTCCCGGATAGGGCTGCTCAATGAGGAGGGGGTGGTCTTCGGGCTGGACCTTATCTACGGCCTTCCCGGGGACAGCCTCGCGGGGTACCGGCGGAGCCTGGATTACGCCCTTTCCCTTTACCCCAATAGTCTGGATATGTTCCGGCTTTCGGTACTGCCGGGGACGGCCCTCTTTGACAAGGCAACGGAATACGGCTTGGAGGCGGATAGCAAAGCCCCCTATATGGTTCAGGCCGCGCCGGATTTTTCCGCCGCCGATTTAGCCCGGGCAGAAGCGCTATCCCAAGCGGCGGATCTGTTCTACAACCAGGGCAGGGCGGTGGCCTGGTTCAACCAGGTTTTAAAGCCCCTGCGGATTAAGCCCTCGGTTTTTCTGGAAGATTTTGCTGTCCGTACTAAAACTATATCTTCTATAGAGGAAATGCAGCTGGCTTACCTGGAAGAACGGTACCGGCAGGCGAAAAAAGAGGCGCTCCTTCCGGCGGTACGGGATCTAGTCCGGTTTCACGGCGCCTGGGGCCGGGCCCTGGCAGAGGGGGCATCCACGGAAATCGGTCTTACCTATCACCCCGATGATGTACTGGGAGAAAGAGCCCTGGATTTAGAGTCCTTTGTCCGCGGGGTTAAACCCCATCCGGGGAAGTTTCGGGTGCGGCCCGGAAAAGACGGACCCGAGACAGCGTGGATATAA
- a CDS encoding ClC family H(+)/Cl(-) exchange transporter produces MGKPKTQIETAIRHWYSSRLAVVLESILIGFIVGFVIVLFRILLSRADTLRHWVYGILLPGKPWYWIAGLVLALCLVGLFLGWAAKARPMIKGSGIPQVKGALSRELSLNWAPELPLKLITGVLGLGAGLSLGREGPSILIGAYVGMGVLSLFRRPYGERKFLITAASAAGLSAAFNAPLAGVLFILEEMQSSFTPLMIACAMGASMAADTVAGYFFGLGPVFDFRHITLLPIHAFPWVVLLGVLCALLGDLFKRLLYGALDFYDKLVIPQLIRPILPLMVSIPLGFFLFDVTGGGHGLIESLSDTNRTLTMVVILLAGKLLFTVFSFGSGTSGGIFLPLLACGALTGAGLGKLLTGWGFIEDAQTLNFMILGMAAFFAAVVKAPVTGIVLILEMSGSFNHMVSLVLVALSAFVTTDVIASRPVYAVLLERILRNKKQQTNVPEKPEADDGYDLG; encoded by the coding sequence ATGGGTAAACCCAAAACACAGATAGAAACGGCGATACGTCACTGGTATAGTTCCCGCTTGGCGGTAGTCCTGGAAAGCATTCTCATCGGCTTTATCGTGGGCTTTGTGATTGTGCTATTTCGCATTTTGCTGAGCCGGGCCGATACGTTGCGGCATTGGGTTTATGGGATCCTCCTGCCGGGAAAACCCTGGTACTGGATAGCCGGTCTTGTCCTGGCGCTCTGTTTGGTCGGTCTCTTTCTAGGCTGGGCAGCCAAAGCAAGACCCATGATAAAAGGGAGCGGCATACCCCAGGTAAAAGGCGCCCTAAGCCGGGAACTGAGCCTGAACTGGGCGCCGGAGCTGCCCCTTAAGTTGATTACCGGAGTGCTTGGTCTTGGGGCCGGCCTTTCCCTGGGACGGGAGGGACCGTCCATACTGATCGGCGCCTATGTGGGCATGGGTGTGCTTAGCCTGTTCCGCAGGCCCTATGGGGAACGAAAATTTCTCATCACCGCCGCTTCCGCCGCCGGGTTGTCGGCGGCCTTTAACGCTCCCCTGGCAGGAGTGCTCTTTATTCTGGAAGAGATGCAGTCCTCCTTCACCCCCCTGATGATAGCCTGTGCCATGGGCGCTTCCATGGCGGCGGATACGGTGGCGGGCTATTTTTTCGGTCTGGGTCCGGTCTTTGATTTTCGGCATATCACCCTTCTTCCTATCCATGCCTTCCCCTGGGTGGTCCTTTTGGGTGTACTCTGCGCCCTCCTGGGCGATCTTTTCAAGCGCCTCCTCTACGGAGCCCTGGACTTCTACGATAAACTTGTGATCCCCCAGCTGATCCGCCCCATACTTCCCCTGATGGTCTCCATCCCCCTGGGTTTTTTCCTTTTCGATGTTACCGGCGGCGGTCACGGTCTGATAGAATCCCTATCCGATACGAACAGAACGCTAACAATGGTAGTAATACTGCTCGCAGGGAAACTACTCTTTACGGTATTCTCTTTCGGTTCCGGAACCTCCGGGGGAATTTTTCTGCCCCTCCTGGCCTGCGGCGCCCTTACCGGAGCAGGGCTGGGGAAGCTGCTGACCGGCTGGGGATTTATCGAAGACGCCCAGACCCTCAACTTTATGATCCTGGGGATGGCCGCCTTTTTTGCCGCCGTGGTTAAGGCCCCGGTTACGGGCATCGTTCTGATCCTGGAGATGAGCGGTAGTTTTAATCACATGGTGAGCCTGGTTCTAGTTGCCCTTTCCGCCTTTGTTACCACCGATGTGATCGCCTCAAGGCCTGTGTACGCAGTATTGCTGGAACGGATACTGCGAAACAAAAAGCAGCAAACCAATGTACCGGAGAAGCCTGAAGCTGACGATGGGTATGATCTTGGGTGA
- a CDS encoding DNA polymerase domain-containing protein — MYRRSLKLTMGMILGEPLSPDPPILAVEFPAPFRGFLVHAWADHRQDRLYLTGRLEDGRSFAAVQFWRPCFHIYEHDTARCTELLSSIKYEVFPSDLESFSGKEKLLLLCFSRYGDRSRAAKILEQAGIPSPDMDMKPQDVFLAEKYIRGFLRIRGDSRPGRLVNLVFPDAEILPPDTDSNPVKVPLRVASIDIETDTRNGTIRAVAIALTDSDFCGTNGLVRVLASALCNTDCITNAGTGPVFHADEPSLLRSFVADIQDMDPDVLTGWNFLDFDFPRLAERCEHYGIPFALGRAAGSANQEGTKFFSGEGRRSAAALVPGRQVIDALRIVRSGPRRFSDYTLETVSQAVLGEGKIVAASGKDKIAELDRLYAEDPRLFGEYCYKDAVLVPGILAKTGLFRLTLERAALTGVSLDKAWTSVVSFERIYGMELRRRSIALPPPNPPDFQVSGAAGGTVLEPLPGLFSNVAVFDFRSLYPTIMRSFNIDPLAHERAIANGCSPQDQSAIIAPNGAAFSRQPGILPDLIANYFAERRRALDAGDENAAFVYKILMNSFYGVLGTASCRYGRTELAGSITGFARKWLLLSQDWFTERGYHVLYGDTDSLFVETGLGDEAGLDEYIKTCGKLTTELNSFLTERIWSEYNLESFLELRFEKAYRRFLIPHLRNIHAPQALLLGGSSSLDEGETRGRAKGYGGYLIDSDGAMSVEVKGMEAVRSDATPLARRIQVELLELVFSGGGEEAFGKRMGEILRELRQGELDGELVYRKRLSRPPETYTASTPPQVKAARLLGWKGRKGTVEYVWTSSGPEPASLPHAPFDYDHYTDAQVLPVALSIAAAAGWDTEPFLKKGRSRQSRKDFVTGQLELEFL; from the coding sequence ATGTACCGGAGAAGCCTGAAGCTGACGATGGGTATGATCTTGGGTGAACCCCTTTCGCCGGACCCGCCGATTCTTGCAGTGGAGTTTCCCGCACCGTTCAGGGGCTTTTTGGTCCATGCCTGGGCGGATCATCGCCAGGATCGGCTCTATCTTACCGGCCGTCTTGAGGATGGACGTTCCTTCGCTGCAGTCCAGTTTTGGCGGCCATGTTTCCATATCTACGAACACGATACCGCCCGTTGCACAGAATTGCTGTCATCTATAAAATACGAAGTATTCCCTTCCGATCTCGAATCTTTTTCAGGGAAAGAAAAGCTGCTGCTTCTTTGTTTTTCCCGTTATGGGGATCGCTCCCGGGCAGCGAAAATTCTGGAACAGGCTGGGATACCCAGCCCTGACATGGATATGAAGCCCCAGGATGTATTTCTGGCTGAAAAATACATCCGTGGCTTCCTGCGGATCCGGGGCGATTCCCGTCCCGGCCGCCTGGTAAATTTGGTTTTTCCGGATGCGGAAATTCTCCCCCCCGATACTGATAGTAATCCTGTTAAGGTTCCCCTGCGGGTTGCTTCTATAGATATCGAAACCGATACCCGGAATGGGACCATACGCGCCGTGGCGATTGCCCTGACGGATTCGGATTTTTGCGGGACAAACGGGCTGGTCCGGGTCCTGGCGTCGGCCCTTTGTAATACCGATTGTATTACAAATGCCGGTACCGGACCTGTGTTTCATGCTGATGAACCATCTCTCCTCCGCTCCTTTGTGGCGGACATACAGGACATGGACCCGGATGTACTTACGGGCTGGAACTTTCTGGACTTCGATTTCCCACGGCTGGCTGAACGCTGTGAGCATTACGGCATCCCCTTTGCCCTGGGCCGCGCTGCGGGATCGGCAAATCAGGAGGGGACCAAGTTTTTTTCCGGTGAAGGCAGGCGATCCGCCGCAGCATTAGTGCCGGGGCGGCAGGTTATCGACGCCCTGCGAATAGTCCGGTCCGGCCCGCGGCGTTTTTCCGACTATACCCTGGAAACCGTATCACAGGCAGTATTGGGGGAAGGCAAGATCGTGGCCGCCTCGGGGAAAGATAAGATCGCTGAGCTGGATCGGCTCTACGCAGAGGACCCCCGGCTTTTTGGGGAGTATTGCTACAAGGATGCCGTCCTGGTTCCTGGGATTCTTGCCAAGACCGGGCTCTTCCGGCTTACCCTGGAGCGGGCTGCCCTAACCGGGGTTTCCCTGGATAAGGCATGGACCAGCGTGGTGAGCTTTGAACGGATCTACGGCATGGAACTCCGCCGCCGTTCCATTGCCCTGCCGCCGCCGAACCCGCCGGATTTCCAGGTGTCCGGGGCTGCCGGAGGAACCGTGCTGGAGCCTCTGCCCGGGCTTTTTAGTAATGTTGCGGTTTTCGATTTCCGCAGCCTCTATCCAACCATCATGCGGAGTTTTAACATCGATCCCTTAGCCCACGAGCGGGCTATTGCCAACGGGTGTTCTCCCCAAGATCAGTCCGCGATTATAGCCCCCAACGGCGCCGCCTTTTCCCGGCAGCCGGGGATACTGCCGGATCTTATTGCGAATTATTTTGCCGAGCGGCGGAGGGCCCTGGATGCGGGGGATGAAAACGCAGCATTTGTGTATAAGATACTGATGAACAGTTTCTATGGCGTTCTTGGAACTGCCAGCTGCCGTTACGGCCGCACGGAACTGGCGGGTTCCATCACCGGCTTTGCCCGGAAGTGGCTCCTCCTCTCCCAGGACTGGTTTACCGAACGGGGCTACCATGTGCTGTACGGCGACACGGATTCCCTCTTTGTGGAAACCGGTCTTGGCGATGAGGCCGGCCTGGATGAGTATATCAAAACATGCGGTAAGCTTACCACGGAACTGAATAGTTTTCTTACGGAACGGATATGGTCAGAGTATAATCTGGAATCATTTTTAGAACTACGGTTCGAAAAAGCCTATCGCCGTTTCCTTATCCCACACCTCCGGAATATCCACGCCCCTCAAGCGCTCCTGCTAGGGGGATCTTCCTCTCTTGATGAAGGTGAGACCCGTGGCCGGGCTAAGGGCTATGGAGGTTATCTTATAGATAGTGATGGCGCTATGTCGGTAGAAGTAAAGGGTATGGAGGCGGTACGGAGCGATGCTACCCCCCTGGCCCGGCGGATACAGGTGGAGCTGCTGGAACTCGTGTTCAGCGGGGGCGGCGAAGAGGCCTTTGGGAAACGGATGGGAGAAATACTGCGGGAACTCCGGCAGGGGGAACTGGATGGGGAACTGGTATACCGTAAGCGGCTCTCCCGGCCTCCGGAGACCTACACAGCCTCCACTCCGCCCCAGGTAAAGGCCGCCCGGCTATTGGGCTGGAAGGGCCGCAAAGGTACGGTGGAATATGTCTGGACCAGCTCCGGGCCTGAGCCGGCGTCCCTGCCCCACGCTCCCTTCGATTACGATCACTACACGGATGCCCAGGTACTTCCGGTAGCCCTGTCCATTGCCGCCGCTGCGGGGTGGGATACGGAACCTTTCCTCAAGAAGGGCAGGAGCCGTCAGTCCCGAAAGGATTTTGTCACAGGGCAGCTGGAATTGGAATTTTTGTGA
- a CDS encoding VOC family protein → MKIDGYHHIGVWVKDAQKSLDFYTTGLGGKVTFSFPMAENGKLIYLVDLGNNAVVEIIPRGNGEEEVNAHFAHIALRTDDTRAAYDLAIKAGAASSTAPQDVLLGTMAVTNAFVLGPDHEVIEFFQVN, encoded by the coding sequence ATGAAAATTGATGGATACCACCATATCGGTGTGTGGGTTAAGGACGCTCAGAAAAGCCTAGATTTTTATACCACCGGGTTGGGCGGTAAGGTTACTTTCAGCTTTCCCATGGCCGAAAACGGCAAACTTATTTACCTGGTAGATCTGGGAAACAATGCGGTGGTGGAAATAATTCCCAGGGGGAACGGTGAGGAAGAGGTGAACGCCCATTTTGCCCACATTGCCCTGAGGACCGATGATACCCGGGCGGCATATGATCTGGCTATTAAGGCCGGCGCCGCTTCCAGCACCGCTCCCCAGGATGTACTGTTGGGAACCATGGCTGTAACTAACGCCTTTGTCCTAGGGCCGGATCATGAGGTGATAGAATTTTTTCAGGTGAATTAG
- the cls gene encoding cardiolipin synthase, giving the protein MAILLIQIAFILYLIASTSMNSLYASWALNVVSVLVCIYIVNKKEKSAYKLTWIFLIMLFPIFGGILYIIFYFQSNPRKLKRYFAASEQQCRPLFLLPGDSLPFLMENYEDCLPQARYLQEYAGFPIYVHTQAEYFPSGEDFFKKVLVELEKAERYIFLEFFILSEGQMLDPILDIMERKARKGLDVRLMYDDLGCFMSLPPNFKQQLEQRGIRCTIFNLFKPIFSSLQNNRDHRKIVSIDGKVAFTGGMNLADEYINIFPKYGHWKDAAIMIEGEAAWSLTLIFLQMWDLGKKVMESYGDFYPWREAPCPVTSDGYVQPYADSPIDTENVGEHVYIQIINNAKEYVYINTPYLVIDDNLLSALTLAAKSGVDVRIITPHRWDKWFVRTVSRSYYRQLVMAGVKVYEYTSGFNHSKTFVSDDKVATVGTTNLDYRSLYLHFECGVWIYKNSAVSKVKEDFLKTIPISKQITLEDCSRSAIRNFGRDVLRIFAPLM; this is encoded by the coding sequence ATGGCCATCCTGCTTATACAAATAGCGTTTATACTGTACCTCATCGCCAGCACAAGTATGAATTCCCTCTATGCGAGTTGGGCTCTGAATGTGGTAAGCGTGCTGGTTTGTATATATATAGTCAATAAAAAAGAAAAATCCGCCTATAAACTAACCTGGATTTTCCTTATCATGCTCTTCCCCATCTTCGGGGGGATCCTGTACATCATCTTTTATTTTCAGTCTAATCCCCGCAAGTTAAAAAGGTACTTCGCGGCAAGCGAACAGCAGTGCAGGCCTCTCTTCCTGCTTCCCGGAGACTCCCTGCCCTTCCTCATGGAAAATTACGAGGACTGCCTGCCCCAGGCCCGGTATCTTCAGGAATACGCGGGGTTTCCCATCTATGTCCATACCCAGGCCGAATACTTTCCATCGGGGGAAGATTTTTTCAAAAAGGTTCTGGTGGAACTGGAAAAGGCGGAACGATATATCTTCCTGGAATTTTTCATACTCAGCGAAGGGCAAATGCTGGACCCCATTTTGGATATCATGGAACGAAAAGCCCGGAAGGGTCTGGACGTGCGGCTCATGTACGATGACCTTGGGTGCTTCATGTCCCTGCCGCCGAACTTTAAACAGCAGCTGGAACAGCGGGGGATTCGCTGTACTATCTTCAACCTCTTTAAGCCTATCTTTTCCTCCCTGCAAAACAACCGGGATCACCGGAAGATCGTTTCCATCGACGGCAAGGTTGCCTTCACCGGGGGCATGAACCTGGCGGATGAGTATATCAATATTTTCCCAAAATACGGCCACTGGAAGGACGCAGCAATCATGATCGAAGGTGAAGCCGCCTGGAGTCTTACCCTAATCTTTTTACAAATGTGGGACTTGGGGAAAAAGGTAATGGAGAGCTATGGGGATTTTTATCCCTGGCGGGAAGCTCCCTGTCCGGTAACATCCGACGGCTATGTGCAGCCCTATGCGGACAGCCCCATTGATACAGAAAACGTAGGGGAACATGTCTACATCCAGATCATCAACAATGCTAAGGAATATGTGTACATCAACACTCCCTACCTGGTAATAGACGATAATCTCCTTTCCGCCCTGACCCTGGCGGCAAAGAGCGGTGTTGATGTGCGAATCATCACCCCCCATCGCTGGGACAAATGGTTTGTACGGACGGTATCTCGATCCTATTACCGGCAGCTGGTCATGGCTGGGGTAAAGGTCTACGAATACACCAGCGGCTTTAATCATTCAAAGACCTTTGTGTCCGACGACAAGGTTGCCACCGTGGGCACCACCAACCTGGATTACCGCAGCCTGTATCTGCACTTTGAGTGCGGGGTCTGGATCTATAAAAACAGCGCCGTCAGTAAAGTTAAAGAGGATTTTCTAAAGACGATTCCTATCTCCAAACAGATCACCTTGGAAGATTGTTCCCGCAGCGCCATACGCAATTTTGGCCGGGATGTACTGCGGATTTTCGCGCCCCTTATGTAG
- a CDS encoding GNAT family N-acetyltransferase, which produces MKNRWRRAGKSDGIRTEEFLRSHEYYCVNACAQFLQKQSPHEQVWYLTDPDGTISAVLLRFGGMLFPVFGSTRDPPLPWFIKSFLGRISIRAVLGMLDEAELLEAVLASRGYHAAEHRNYDLMTLDSQSRWENCPGPQGLVLRKPGLTDLELLYPLQAAYEQEEVLPRDTAFNPTACRLNLSKILTREQSLIACLGNRIVGKINTNAASFSRVQIGGVYVLPEYRGQGIGRRMTAAFVGELIKAGRGLTLFVKKDNPAAQKIYRQLGFKVIGDYRISYY; this is translated from the coding sequence ATGAAAAACCGGTGGCGAAGGGCCGGCAAATCAGACGGGATCCGAACGGAGGAGTTTCTCAGATCCCATGAGTATTACTGTGTAAACGCCTGCGCACAATTTTTGCAAAAACAGTCGCCGCATGAACAGGTGTGGTATCTCACCGATCCGGACGGAACCATCTCGGCGGTACTCCTCCGCTTCGGCGGCATGCTCTTCCCCGTCTTTGGCAGTACCCGGGATCCTCCCCTGCCCTGGTTTATAAAAAGCTTCCTGGGCAGGATCAGTATCCGTGCGGTCCTGGGTATGCTTGACGAAGCGGAGCTCCTGGAAGCCGTTTTAGCAAGCCGGGGTTACCATGCTGCGGAACACCGAAATTACGATCTCATGACCCTGGATAGTCAGAGCAGGTGGGAAAACTGCCCCGGCCCCCAAGGGCTTGTTCTCCGCAAGCCGGGCCTTACCGACCTGGAACTGTTGTACCCTCTCCAGGCTGCATACGAACAGGAAGAAGTTCTTCCCAGGGACACGGCTTTCAACCCCACAGCATGCCGTTTAAACCTAAGCAAAATCCTGACCCGGGAACAATCCCTCATAGCCTGCCTGGGTAACCGCATCGTAGGGAAAATCAACACCAACGCCGCCTCCTTTTCCCGCGTCCAGATCGGCGGTGTTTACGTCCTCCCGGAATACCGCGGCCAGGGCATAGGACGCCGGATGACCGCAGCTTTTGTCGGGGAACTCATCAAAGCAGGCAGGGGGCTTACCCTCTTTGTAAAGAAAGACAACCCGGCGGCACAGAAAATCTACCGGCAGCTTGGGTTTAAGGTGATTGGGGATTACCGGATTAGTTACTACTAA
- a CDS encoding glycoside hydrolase family 3 protein, with protein MTLRSRTLSWFLLSLFLCTANIFPLSFTDTGDRSELAAALVEAMSDEEALAQTFMLGWVGAEPSPLILDWIRDRHIGGVKIFGWNTGDTLRLAETVGALQQVSLAGKLKVPLLVATDQEGGWIRHVKGATSETPGNMAIGASGYPRDAYLSGYYIGRELALLGINMNFAPTVDIYTNLASTVIGPRSFGNDPVRAGLLGTAFMKGQQAAGVIATAKHYPGHGDTDLDSHGVLPRITVPFEVLWDRELIPYRMLAKEKIPAIMSGHLAFPNTQAASTPASLSSWFLRDILRDRIGFQGLIITDDLMMNGATTWAGSLSQAAKQALLSGNDIIMLSKTPNLSDPVWTSLLSSMRQEPVFRDRVRDAARRIIETKLEHLRGETAVPYVPDLRKAEAGLPDPDGIRFFLDLAARSVTILKGEDQDQTIFPLSREKAGRVLLAGQYLDFFSTGKSAYPGSTGYWYTPSEEAIEELQGYARRSDTIIFCLSDPEGLNVLKNLRWLGKRVIVFSVLSPVYLDQVPWVDGAVAVYSYAPESFVAGFSSMLGRIPAQGRLPLQ; from the coding sequence ATGACACTTCGCAGCCGTACCCTATCATGGTTTTTACTTTCATTGTTTCTTTGTACTGCAAACATCTTTCCGCTTAGCTTTACCGATACCGGTGACAGGTCGGAGTTGGCGGCCGCCCTGGTGGAAGCCATGTCCGATGAAGAAGCCCTGGCTCAGACCTTCATGCTTGGCTGGGTGGGCGCGGAGCCTTCGCCGCTCATCCTGGACTGGATCCGGGATCGGCACATCGGCGGGGTGAAGATCTTCGGGTGGAATACCGGGGATACCCTCAGGCTGGCGGAAACCGTGGGGGCCCTGCAACAGGTGTCCCTGGCGGGGAAACTTAAGGTACCGCTCCTGGTGGCCACGGATCAGGAGGGGGGCTGGATACGCCATGTAAAGGGCGCCACCAGCGAGACCCCGGGTAATATGGCTATCGGCGCCTCGGGGTATCCACGGGACGCCTACCTTTCGGGCTACTACATAGGCCGGGAACTGGCGCTCCTGGGTATCAATATGAACTTCGCCCCCACGGTGGATATCTATACGAACCTGGCTTCCACCGTCATCGGTCCCCGGTCCTTCGGTAACGATCCTGTGCGGGCGGGCCTTTTGGGAACCGCCTTTATGAAGGGGCAGCAGGCGGCGGGGGTTATCGCCACGGCGAAACACTACCCCGGGCACGGCGATACGGACCTGGATTCCCACGGGGTCCTGCCCCGGATAACGGTTCCCTTCGAGGTGCTCTGGGACCGGGAGCTGATCCCATACCGTATGCTCGCCAAGGAAAAAATCCCGGCGATCATGAGCGGGCACCTGGCCTTTCCCAATACCCAGGCGGCGTCCACCCCGGCATCCCTTTCATCCTGGTTTCTCCGGGATATACTCCGGGACCGGATAGGATTTCAGGGATTGATCATCACCGATGACCTGATGATGAACGGCGCTACCACCTGGGCGGGAAGCCTTTCCCAGGCGGCGAAACAGGCCCTTCTTTCGGGTAACGATATTATCATGCTCTCCAAAACCCCCAACCTGAGCGATCCGGTCTGGACCAGCCTGCTCTCCTCCATGCGGCAGGAACCGGTCTTCCGGGACCGGGTACGGGATGCCGCCCGAAGAATTATTGAGACGAAGCTGGAACACCTGCGGGGAGAAACTGCAGTACCCTACGTGCCGGACCTCCGCAAGGCGGAAGCGGGTCTGCCCGATCCCGATGGAATCCGTTTCTTCCTGGACCTGGCAGCCCGCAGCGTTACTATTCTTAAGGGTGAAGATCAAGACCAGACCATCTTCCCCCTAAGCCGGGAAAAGGCCGGGAGGGTACTCCTGGCAGGTCAATACCTGGACTTTTTCAGCACCGGCAAATCGGCCTATCCCGGATCCACCGGCTACTGGTACACCCCATCGGAGGAGGCGATAGAAGAGCTGCAGGGTTATGCCCGCCGGTCGGACACGATCATCTTCTGCCTCTCCGATCCCGAGGGGCTGAACGTTCTTAAAAACCTTCGATGGCTGGGAAAGCGGGTTATCGTTTTTTCCGTTCTCAGTCCGGTTTACCTCGATCAGGTTCCCTGGGTTGACGGCGCCGTGGCAGTCTATAGTTATGCGCCGGAATCCTTTGTGGCAGGCTTCTCCTCCATGCTTGGCCGCATCCCCGCCCAGGGCCGGCTTCCCCTGCAATGA